The genome window TACGTGGGTGTGCGCACGGCGGGCCAGGCTTTCCGGGGACATCACCTGGGCGAGAAAGCTGGATTGGCGCAAGGTCAGTTCCGGTCTGGCGGCATCGGCGCGGAACAGGCTGCTGGTCCAGGTCCAGACATAGCTGTCATCAACCAGATTGGCTTTGACCGACGCCTCGACGCGGTCACCTCTGATCATGACCAATGGTTGCTCGAACGGAAAGAACGCCTGTCCGTAGACCAGCCTGGGCTGCCCCGGCGCATTGGAGAAACCGATGCCGGGCGCCAGTTCGGCGTCGAACCAGATCAGCAGGCCATGGGCGGTGCCGTCCTTTTCTGCCTTCAGCGTCACCGTACCGGCCATGTTCGGCTCGGTAATGCTGCGGTAATCAAGCACAGCCAGTTCAGCGCTGGCCGAGAGCAGCTGTTCAGGCTTGAGATTGGCCTTGCTCCAGCTGTTCACGGCATAACGATGCCCTGCGCGCAGGTCCAGCCCGTAGTCATTCTGCAGCCAGGGTTCCGTGCAGGGCTGGTAGCTTTCCGGATGTTCTGCCAATGCCGCGAATAGCGTGTCGCGCATCGGGATAAGTGTGCCACCCGGCGCCAGCAACCGCTCGCGGGCATCGCAGATGGTGGGGATGTGGTGCTCGAACAGCGGCATTACGCCACGAATGTCGGAGACAATGACATCAGCCTTTTGCTCAGGCACATGTTCGGTGGACAGTCCCTGAACCATCTTGATGCGCTCGCTAAAACCATTGGCCGCAGCGGTTTCGCGCAGCAGCATCAAAGCATCTGCCGGCTCGATGGCGGTCACCGTGCCGGCGCCGTACTGGCAGGCAAGCAGCGAGAAAATGCCGGTGCCGGCACCGATGTCGATCACCGTGCAACCCGGTGTGATCGCCTGGCGCAGGGCTTCGGCATAGGCCGGCATGCGCGGCTGGTTGGTGATCATGTCGCCGTAGGATGTTACCGAGTAGAGGGTAGGGCCGCTCATAGGGAGTCTGTGTCTGTTTTCCGAGGGAGGCATTCTGCCATCTGTGTGCGAATTTTGGCATGCACTTGCGGCAGGCTGGCGTAGTCACGCGGATAGCTCAGGGCAAAGGAGGGAATCTGGTTGGCCAGCGCCGAGGCCTGCTGCAGCTTGCCGCGTGCCAGCAGCGAGTCCGTCGGATCCAGACTGAAGCTGTTGCGAATCAGGGCGATACAGCTTTCAGCCGGCGACATCCGGCGCAGAGTGATTTCCTGGTCGCTGGATGGCGGCTCCAGAAAAAACAGCGCGCCCAGTTGTTGTGGGGACGTGTTCTGGTTCTCCGGAACGGCAATCGTCAGCCGTTGCTTGCTGCTGTAATGGGCCATCGGCCGGGTTTCGGTCTGCGCCGGAAACAGCGAAAGCAGCGAGTCGGGCAGCAGGCGCAGGCCACGATAGAGTGACTGCCCATAAAAGCTGCCGTGATCGGCACTGACCAGCAATGCATCATCCCCCAGCAATGATGCACCGGCCTGATACAGGCTGGCGACCAGGGTCGATTTACCCAAGCCGGATTCACCAAGGAACAGCGCCAGGCGGCCTTCGATGGCTACTGCTCCCGCATGAACTACCAGTTGCCCCTCATGGGCCAACAGGCGCGGAAAGACCTGATCGTGAAGCAGATGCTCAAGGGTGGCGGGCGTGCTGTCCGGTGACAGCGCATGCATGTGGATGGTTTTTTGCTGAGGATCGATTAGCGCTACAGCCTCGTCCCAGAATTGCAGCTGGTACTCGATTTCGGTGTCTGAGCCATACTGCATGAGGGTCAGGCCATCATCGTCGGTCCAAAGCAGTTTGGAGGCTGTTGCCGAAGTTGGCTGGCCCACTGGAGAACCGAAGCTGACCTGCCAGTCGGTTGCTAGATCAATCTTGAGCATGGCGTTGTATGTCGGGGAGAGCGGTGGGCATAGGTGTTGAGGCTTTCAATCGGATGTGATGGTAAATAGATACATTCTTTGTGGGAGCGGCGACTCGGCGCGAGCTGTTGACTGTTATCGCGGCGAGTCGCCGCTCCCACAAAGCTGGTGAAATTGACTGTTACTAAGAGGGGGGCCGGACTCGGAGTGTTGCAACAATCAAAACCGGTTCAGCTCATTTGCCTGCAAACGGTCACTCCATTCATGTTAGTCATGCAGCCTTCTCTACCATTCTTGGAACCTGCTGTGGTCAGGAGCACCATTCCGCCATATATAAGCAGTTGCGGTGCTTTATAGGCGTATTTCAGTCTGGATCTATTGGAGTGTTGGTTGCTCATGATATTTCGGCAGGTTGGAGATTCAGAGTAAAAAATTAGGTGTCACCGGATTATATTTCAGGTTCTGCCTCTGTCTTCCCTGGCTTTAGGTGCGTTGCCTATCACTCTGACCGTTACCTTGAGGATTGCCCCTTTCAGCATCACCTTTGCTTCCAGATGCTGTCGTTTCGGCCATGCCCCCATACACCATCAGTTGTGGTGGTTTGTAGGGGCTTTTCCGGTTGGCAGTGTTCGTTGGCTGGTGGTTCATGGTGCTTCAGGGGTGGATGTTTTCAGAGACTGGGAAAGAAGAGTACAGGAGATTGCACTTATCGTTTTCGCACCAGCTTCAGGGCGTCCCGGATTGTTTACCACGCAGACCGTGAGAACCATTAATTGGATGGCGTGCCTAAGTGCTGCATAGGAAACATCAAATGTCTTTGTAGGCGTTCTGTACTATGAGCGTTGGTATTCCATACAAAAATTCGTCATGGAGGCCCAGCCATTAGGTGGTGTACACGCACCGAGAAAAACAGATTCAGCAGTACTCCCCGTTCCTGAGGCAGTAAACTTCCTCATCTCCCCATAAATAATCAGGGTAGGGGTCGAATATAAAGCGAATTTTTCTGTTAGTTCTTTTTTATTTGGCTGCGTCATAACTGCGCTCTAAAATTATCTCAGCGGGTCTGTGCTTCCCGTCAATTTGGCGTTTTGCACCCACCAGTTGGTCAGGAACAAAGCCATCATTCGTTCGAACTCTAAGGGCTCAGCTGGAATATGTCCACTTGCATCCAGTATGTTCGGCTTGAGCCAGGGGTTGATAGCTTCTGTATCTGATGGCTGAGAACTTTTCCAGTCCGGACAGTAATCCAGCAAGCGCGTGGTAAAGGTCCAGCCCAGATGTTGTTTGCCGCGTCGCCAGCGCACAGCATCGGGCAGCAGGCCCTGCATGGCCCGGCGCAGCAGGATTTTCGGCCAACCGCCAGATTCCAGCTGGCTGCCGGGTAGCGACAGGCAGAAATTCACTACCCGTAGGTCCATAAATGGATCGCGCGGTTCGATGCCCAGCGCGGCGGCGGTGCGGTCGTAGCGTTCGCGGCCGACCACCAGATGGCTCTGGCTCAGCGCG of Pseudomonas pohangensis contains these proteins:
- a CDS encoding 50S ribosomal protein L11 methyltransferase; this encodes MSGPTLYSVTSYGDMITNQPRMPAYAEALRQAITPGCTVIDIGAGTGIFSLLACQYGAGTVTAIEPADALMLLRETAAANGFSERIKMVQGLSTEHVPEQKADVIVSDIRGVMPLFEHHIPTICDARERLLAPGGTLIPMRDTLFAALAEHPESYQPCTEPWLQNDYGLDLRAGHRYAVNSWSKANLKPEQLLSASAELAVLDYRSITEPNMAGTVTLKAEKDGTAHGLLIWFDAELAPGIGFSNAPGQPRLVYGQAFFPFEQPLVMIRGDRVEASVKANLVDDSYVWTWTSSLFRADAARPELTLRQSSFLAQVMSPESLARRAHTHVPEPSPAQAADLLVLSLMDGQRSLGEIASILQERFPERFKDNATALNHVAALAGRY
- a CDS encoding phosphoenolpyruvate carboxykinase (ATP), whose translation is MLKIDLATDWQVSFGSPVGQPTSATASKLLWTDDDGLTLMQYGSDTEIEYQLQFWDEAVALIDPQQKTIHMHALSPDSTPATLEHLLHDQVFPRLLAHEGQLVVHAGAVAIEGRLALFLGESGLGKSTLVASLYQAGASLLGDDALLVSADHGSFYGQSLYRGLRLLPDSLLSLFPAQTETRPMAHYSSKQRLTIAVPENQNTSPQQLGALFFLEPPSSDQEITLRRMSPAESCIALIRNSFSLDPTDSLLARGKLQQASALANQIPSFALSYPRDYASLPQVHAKIRTQMAECLPRKTDTDSL